The following coding sequences lie in one Fimbriiglobus ruber genomic window:
- a CDS encoding CPBP family intramembrane glutamic endopeptidase, translated as MVLLTIAQAVFGVVRFFIDGQKSGPFTFAFGTVGLFLAAVLYVIAMYGLTVREKLAIRLPKLKQLTFVVLLTTPLVVVVSEIGACLLEICRRVGIPDWIMAPQDLINVIDAVRQYNPWLAAAGFVVFGGIMPGLGEELFFRGFVGRGLLARWGIVGGILLTSLLFAAMHVFLVQAAAAFLLGLLLHAVYLWTRSLIAPIVLHAVYNSQVFLASEMTRNTAHDLAADDHVPPVLALLSVIAAIGLVYLLYRSRVRWVRTDGADWSPGFPTAETPLAQAETQLVGSRLGAGPVAVVAVVYLLFIADLVWEIVR; from the coding sequence ATGGTTCTTCTTACGATCGCCCAGGCCGTGTTTGGCGTCGTCAGGTTCTTCATCGATGGCCAAAAATCGGGACCATTTACTTTCGCGTTTGGCACCGTCGGTTTGTTTCTGGCAGCCGTTCTGTACGTGATCGCCATGTACGGGCTGACCGTCCGAGAGAAGCTCGCCATTCGCCTCCCCAAACTGAAACAGCTCACGTTCGTGGTTCTGTTGACTACCCCCCTGGTCGTAGTCGTCAGCGAAATCGGTGCATGTCTGCTAGAAATCTGCCGACGAGTCGGAATCCCGGACTGGATAATGGCACCCCAGGACTTGATTAACGTCATAGACGCGGTCAGGCAGTACAACCCGTGGTTGGCCGCGGCGGGATTTGTGGTTTTTGGCGGCATCATGCCGGGGCTCGGTGAGGAACTCTTCTTCCGCGGTTTCGTCGGTCGCGGACTTCTCGCCCGATGGGGAATAGTTGGAGGAATACTGCTCACGTCACTCTTGTTCGCGGCGATGCATGTTTTCCTGGTACAAGCAGCAGCGGCTTTTCTTCTCGGCCTCCTCCTCCACGCCGTCTACCTGTGGACACGTTCGTTGATCGCCCCCATCGTCTTGCACGCCGTCTACAACAGCCAGGTGTTCCTCGCGTCCGAGATGACCCGAAATACCGCGCACGACCTGGCAGCGGACGATCACGTCCCACCTGTCCTGGCATTACTGTCTGTAATTGCAGCCATTGGTCTAGTGTACCTGCTTTACCGATCCCGGGTGCGATGGGTACGTACCGACGGGGCAGACTGGTCGCCCGGGTTCCCGACGGCCGAAACACCTCTGGCACAAGCCGAGACGCAACTTGTGGGCAGCCGGTTGGGAGCCGGGCCGGTAGCCGTTGTGGCCGTGGTTTACCTGCTATTCATCGCCGATCTGGTGTGGGAAATCGTTAGGTAA
- a CDS encoding EVE domain-containing protein encodes MARWLFKQEPDCYSFGNLEKDGETIWDGVANPLARKHLRAAQVGDQVLFYHTGKEKSVIGVMEIVGAADGDSTDALKVRFVKRLPHPVTLAAIKADPAFADWELVRQSRLSVMPVSDALWNRVVAMAGGESKASEPAAAEKPAKEVATKTAVAKAGGKRKGPPGRKVRPGGRSSQTINLKT; translated from the coding sequence ATGGCTCGCTGGTTGTTCAAGCAGGAACCGGATTGCTACAGTTTTGGCAATCTGGAGAAGGACGGCGAAACGATCTGGGACGGCGTGGCGAACCCACTCGCCCGAAAACATCTCCGGGCGGCCCAGGTGGGCGATCAGGTTCTCTTTTATCACACGGGCAAAGAGAAGTCCGTCATCGGCGTGATGGAGATCGTCGGGGCTGCCGACGGAGATTCGACGGACGCGCTGAAGGTCCGCTTCGTCAAGCGTCTGCCCCACCCGGTCACGCTGGCCGCGATCAAGGCCGATCCGGCGTTCGCCGACTGGGAACTCGTCCGCCAGTCGCGGCTCTCGGTCATGCCCGTGTCGGACGCCCTCTGGAACCGCGTCGTGGCGATGGCTGGCGGGGAATCGAAAGCCAGCGAGCCGGCGGCGGCCGAGAAGCCGGCGAAGGAAGTCGCGACCAAGACGGCGGTGGCGAAGGCGGGGGGAAAAAGAAAGGGGCCGCCGGGGCGTAAGGTACGTCCCGGCGGCCGATCGTCGCAAACAATCAACCTTAAAACTTAA
- a CDS encoding tetratricopeptide repeat protein yields the protein MSSLHDRIAQFRKMATDDPDNELGHFRLGQLLMEDNQHAAAVEAFEKTVELSPNSRRSTSTSGNVTANSVRRTRRSKC from the coding sequence ATGAGTTCGCTCCACGACCGGATCGCCCAATTCCGCAAGATGGCCACCGACGACCCGGACAACGAACTCGGGCACTTCCGGCTCGGCCAGTTGTTGATGGAAGACAACCAGCACGCCGCGGCGGTGGAAGCGTTCGAGAAAACGGTCGAACTCTCCCCCAATTCTCGAAGGTCTACCAGTACCTCGGGGAATGTCACAGCAAACTCGGTGCGAAGGACAAGGCGATCGAAGTGCTGA
- a CDS encoding Fe(2+)-trafficking protein, with protein sequence MLTRGYKVADERGDKMPRDAMGKMLTDLGAAVPKAEAVAEEATGPETGFRCARPGCPAGRHAHQLPAPPIEDAIGQRIYEEICASCWESWKKDYSVKVINELRLDLSAEFGAAEYDKYMKEYFGFEEPAAQV encoded by the coding sequence GTGCTGACCCGCGGGTATAAGGTCGCCGACGAGCGGGGCGACAAGATGCCCCGCGATGCGATGGGCAAGATGCTCACGGATCTCGGCGCGGCGGTCCCGAAGGCCGAGGCGGTGGCGGAAGAAGCGACGGGCCCGGAGACCGGCTTCCGCTGTGCCCGCCCGGGGTGCCCGGCCGGCCGGCACGCCCACCAACTCCCGGCCCCGCCCATCGAGGACGCCATCGGCCAGCGCATTTACGAAGAAATTTGCGCGAGCTGTTGGGAGTCCTGGAAGAAGGATTACTCGGTCAAGGTCATCAACGAACTGCGGCTCGACCTGAGCGCGGAGTTCGGCGCGGCCGAGTACGACAAGTACATGAAAGAGTACTTCGGTTTCGAAGAACCGGCTGCCCAAGTTTAG
- a CDS encoding PQQ-binding-like beta-propeller repeat protein produces MRIAVAILTTIALVAPAVRAADWPQFRGANGAAVSTETGLPTGFTEKEGLRWKVTLPGRGIGSPVVVGGRVYATASSGARDDRLHVFAFDAGTGAKLWHRQLQATGSTAAHPTTCMAAPTPVADETGVYTLFATGDLAAFDADGNLRWYRSLVSDYPTVSNQVGMASSPVLVRDKLIVPMDNAGESFLAAIDTKTGKNVWKTPRSRDINWVTPVVRTVNGKTEVLYPGAKELAAYNVETGAKTWAAKTGGSIPSPTLVEDEILVPGGGVSLAKLGTGGLKEQWKSNRLQTGMSSPLYYEGHVYAAAPAGVVVCADAKTGKQVWDVRLKGPFSGSPVAGDGKIYLVNEAGVLYVLKAGGDSAEILAESQTKDKGQATPAISGGAIFIRGEKTLFCVGPKYGS; encoded by the coding sequence ATGCGTATCGCCGTTGCCATCCTGACGACTATCGCACTTGTTGCTCCCGCCGTGCGGGCCGCCGACTGGCCCCAGTTCCGGGGCGCGAACGGGGCCGCCGTCTCGACCGAGACGGGTCTTCCGACCGGCTTTACCGAGAAGGAAGGGCTCCGCTGGAAGGTGACGCTGCCGGGCCGCGGGATCGGCTCGCCGGTCGTCGTCGGCGGGCGGGTGTATGCGACCGCGAGCAGCGGGGCTCGCGACGACCGCCTGCACGTATTTGCCTTCGACGCGGGCACCGGGGCCAAACTCTGGCACCGCCAGCTTCAGGCGACCGGCAGCACCGCCGCCCACCCGACCACCTGCATGGCCGCCCCCACGCCGGTCGCCGACGAAACCGGCGTCTACACGCTGTTCGCCACCGGCGACCTCGCCGCGTTCGACGCGGACGGCAACCTGCGCTGGTATCGCTCACTGGTCAGTGACTACCCGACCGTGTCCAATCAGGTGGGCATGGCGTCGTCGCCCGTCCTGGTCCGCGACAAGCTCATCGTGCCGATGGACAACGCGGGCGAATCGTTCCTCGCGGCCATCGACACCAAGACCGGCAAAAACGTCTGGAAGACGCCCCGCTCGCGCGACATCAACTGGGTCACGCCGGTCGTGCGGACGGTGAACGGGAAAACCGAAGTGCTTTACCCCGGGGCGAAAGAACTCGCCGCTTACAACGTCGAAACCGGGGCCAAGACGTGGGCCGCGAAGACCGGCGGATCGATCCCGTCGCCGACGCTGGTCGAGGACGAAATTCTCGTCCCGGGGGGCGGTGTTTCGCTGGCGAAGCTCGGGACGGGCGGCCTGAAAGAGCAGTGGAAATCGAACCGGCTCCAGACGGGAATGTCGTCGCCGCTGTACTACGAAGGGCACGTGTACGCCGCGGCACCGGCCGGAGTCGTGGTCTGTGCGGACGCGAAGACGGGCAAGCAGGTCTGGGACGTGCGCCTGAAAGGGCCGTTCTCCGGCTCGCCCGTGGCCGGCGACGGCAAGATCTATCTGGTGAATGAAGCAGGCGTACTGTACGTGTTGAAAGCCGGCGGCGACTCTGCCGAAATCCTCGCCGAGAGCCAGACCAAGGACAAAGGTCAGGCCACCCCGGCGATATCGGGCGGGGCGATCTTCATTCGCGGGGAGAAGACGCTGTTTTGCGTGGGGCCGAAGTACGGCAGCTAA
- the purD gene encoding phosphoribosylamine--glycine ligase, giving the protein MAEGEKCNVMVVGKGGREHALVWKIAQSPRAGRVYCAPGNAGTARDGTNVPIDGTDFDKMARFCKKEKVGLVVIGPEDPLALGLSDYLRARGIKVFGPSKEAARVESSKVFAKTLMRHADVPTAEFRIFDHPDPARTYIESRDYPVVVKADGLAAGKGVIVCKDVTEAKKAIERIMIREEFGDKAGRQVVVEKRLDGEELSILALVSGRAILMLPPCQDHKAVNDGDKGPNTGGMGTYCPAPVGTFDLMKDAELNVFVPTVHAMKRGRYPFSGVLFAGLMLTNQGPRVLEFNARFGDPETEVILMRLKGDLLTLLEAVADETLGDVADEQLVWDPRPAVCVVMCSGGYPGKYDIGKMITGLDAAAELKDVKVFHAGTKLNGDRTVTDGGRVLAVTALGNDLAAAKARAYEAVKLIQFPGAHYRTDIADKALKRK; this is encoded by the coding sequence ATGGCGGAAGGCGAGAAGTGTAACGTGATGGTCGTCGGCAAGGGCGGGCGGGAGCACGCGCTGGTCTGGAAGATCGCCCAGTCCCCCCGGGCCGGCCGCGTTTACTGCGCGCCGGGCAACGCCGGCACCGCGCGGGACGGCACCAACGTCCCGATCGACGGGACCGACTTCGACAAGATGGCCCGCTTCTGCAAGAAGGAGAAGGTCGGCCTCGTCGTGATCGGCCCCGAAGACCCGCTCGCACTCGGCCTCTCCGACTACCTCCGCGCCCGCGGCATCAAGGTGTTTGGGCCGTCGAAGGAGGCGGCCCGGGTCGAATCAAGCAAGGTTTTCGCGAAGACGCTCATGCGGCACGCAGACGTGCCGACGGCCGAGTTCCGCATCTTCGACCACCCCGACCCCGCGCGGACCTACATTGAGTCGCGGGATTATCCTGTGGTTGTGAAGGCCGACGGGTTGGCGGCGGGGAAAGGCGTGATCGTCTGCAAGGACGTGACCGAGGCCAAGAAGGCGATCGAGCGGATCATGATCCGCGAAGAGTTCGGCGACAAGGCCGGCCGCCAGGTCGTCGTCGAGAAGCGGTTGGACGGCGAAGAGCTATCGATCCTGGCCCTGGTGAGCGGGCGGGCGATCCTGATGCTGCCGCCGTGCCAGGATCACAAGGCCGTCAACGACGGCGATAAGGGTCCGAACACCGGCGGTATGGGCACTTACTGCCCGGCCCCGGTCGGCACCTTCGATCTGATGAAGGACGCCGAGTTGAACGTCTTCGTTCCGACGGTCCACGCGATGAAGCGGGGGCGATACCCGTTTAGTGGTGTCCTCTTCGCCGGCCTGATGTTGACCAACCAGGGGCCGCGGGTGCTGGAGTTCAACGCGCGGTTCGGCGACCCGGAGACGGAAGTAATTTTGATGCGGCTCAAGGGCGACCTCCTGACCCTACTCGAAGCCGTCGCGGACGAAACGCTCGGGGACGTGGCCGACGAACAGCTCGTGTGGGATCCGCGGCCGGCCGTGTGCGTCGTGATGTGTTCCGGCGGTTACCCCGGGAAGTATGACATCGGGAAAATGATCACGGGCTTGGACGCGGCCGCGGAATTGAAAGACGTGAAAGTGTTCCACGCGGGTACGAAGCTGAACGGCGATCGCACCGTCACGGACGGCGGCCGCGTGCTGGCTGTGACCGCGTTGGGGAACGACCTGGCTGCCGCGAAAGCCCGAGCGTATGAGGCGGTAAAACTGATCCAGTTCCCGGGCGCCCACTACCGGACCGACATCGCGGACAAGGCGTTGAAGCGGAAATAG
- a CDS encoding SGNH/GDSL hydrolase family protein, with the protein MFSKKVLLLSAMTLLGMCASTPAAETDGPALKKDERIVFLGDSITQGGVGPHGYVTIIKNALAVKHKDLGIEVIGAGISGNKVPDLQRRLEKDVLAKKPTLVVIYIGINDVWHWEHTPPNGTTKEKFEAGLTEIIGKIKAAGARVVLCTPSVIGEKKAGANKLDAQLDEYSEISRRVAKDTGSQLCDLRKAFLDHLAKHNEKDVESKILTTDRVHLNDAGNRFVAETILSTIDK; encoded by the coding sequence ATGTTCTCGAAAAAAGTGCTGCTACTCTCGGCGATGACCCTCCTCGGCATGTGCGCGTCGACCCCGGCCGCCGAAACGGACGGCCCCGCCCTCAAGAAAGACGAGCGTATCGTGTTTCTGGGCGACTCGATCACCCAGGGCGGCGTCGGCCCGCACGGGTACGTCACCATCATCAAGAACGCCCTCGCCGTGAAGCACAAAGACCTTGGCATTGAGGTGATCGGAGCCGGCATCAGTGGGAACAAGGTGCCCGATCTTCAACGGCGGCTCGAGAAAGACGTCCTGGCGAAGAAGCCCACGCTCGTTGTAATCTACATCGGGATCAACGACGTGTGGCATTGGGAGCATACGCCGCCTAACGGAACTACGAAAGAGAAGTTCGAGGCCGGGCTGACGGAGATCATTGGCAAGATCAAAGCCGCCGGCGCGCGAGTCGTGCTTTGTACGCCGAGCGTGATCGGCGAGAAGAAGGCGGGCGCCAACAAACTCGACGCCCAACTCGACGAATACTCCGAGATCTCTCGCCGGGTGGCCAAGGACACCGGCTCGCAACTTTGCGACCTCCGCAAAGCATTCCTCGATCACCTTGCGAAGCACAACGAAAAAGATGTGGAGAGCAAAATCCTGACCACCGACCGCGTCCACCTGAACGACGCCGGGAACCGGTTTGTCGCGGAAACGATTCTCTCGACTATCGACAAATAA
- a CDS encoding Gfo/Idh/MocA family protein encodes MPRVTRRDFTKTATAVGVTAALSAGRVLGANDRIRIGFIGVGNRGDQVLDAFLEHKDAEVVAFSDLNQSYLEFAAKKAGGTPEFFHDYRKLLDRKDLDAVVIATPDHWHALQMISACRAGKDVYCEKPLSLCVAEGRAMVTAARETKRVVQVGIQRMSSDYCREAADIIKSGGIGKVTAVRAFHVQNEWPAGIGNPPDEEPPAGFDWDAWQGPAPKRPYNKNRTFYRFRWFYDYSGGQVTNFGVHYLAQIHRSLGVDAPLTVAAIGGKFANYDNREVPDTLEVVWHYPGDTLVTLSQFNATGSPGAARPCEVEFRGTLGTLYFRANGYEVVPDIITPNEFVARTPVDRAKERGYRTGAKTRIVGKSVEGKIRDADHARNFLDCVKSRKTPSCDVEYGHHCTTAALVANIALKTKAVLEWDAKAERFTNNNAANKLLSYEYRAPYRLPV; translated from the coding sequence ATGCCGCGTGTGACCCGACGGGATTTTACCAAGACCGCGACCGCCGTCGGCGTCACCGCCGCGCTGTCAGCCGGTCGCGTTCTCGGGGCGAACGACCGGATCCGAATCGGGTTCATCGGCGTCGGTAACCGCGGCGACCAGGTACTCGACGCCTTCCTCGAACACAAGGATGCCGAGGTCGTGGCGTTTAGCGATCTGAACCAGTCCTACCTCGAATTCGCGGCCAAGAAAGCGGGCGGAACGCCCGAATTCTTCCACGATTACCGAAAACTGCTCGACCGCAAGGATCTCGACGCCGTGGTGATTGCCACCCCGGACCACTGGCACGCGCTACAAATGATCAGCGCCTGCCGGGCGGGGAAAGACGTGTACTGCGAGAAGCCGTTGTCGCTATGCGTGGCCGAGGGCCGGGCGATGGTGACGGCCGCCCGCGAGACTAAGCGAGTCGTCCAGGTGGGCATCCAGAGGATGTCGAGTGACTACTGCCGGGAGGCGGCCGACATCATCAAGAGCGGCGGCATCGGCAAGGTGACGGCCGTCCGGGCCTTCCACGTCCAGAACGAATGGCCGGCCGGCATCGGTAACCCGCCCGACGAGGAACCGCCCGCCGGCTTCGACTGGGACGCCTGGCAGGGACCGGCCCCCAAGCGGCCGTACAACAAGAACCGGACCTTCTACCGCTTCCGCTGGTTCTACGACTACTCCGGTGGTCAGGTGACGAACTTCGGCGTCCACTACCTCGCACAAATCCACCGGTCGCTCGGCGTCGACGCCCCGCTGACCGTGGCCGCCATCGGCGGGAAGTTCGCCAACTACGACAACCGCGAAGTCCCCGACACGCTCGAAGTGGTCTGGCACTACCCCGGCGACACGCTGGTGACGCTCTCTCAGTTCAACGCGACTGGTTCCCCCGGCGCGGCTCGGCCGTGCGAGGTCGAGTTCCGCGGCACTCTGGGCACACTTTACTTCCGGGCGAACGGGTACGAAGTCGTGCCGGACATCATTACGCCGAACGAGTTCGTGGCGCGGACGCCCGTCGACCGGGCGAAGGAACGCGGCTACCGCACGGGAGCCAAAACTCGAATCGTTGGCAAGTCGGTCGAGGGGAAGATCCGTGACGCGGACCACGCCCGCAACTTCCTCGATTGCGTGAAGAGCCGCAAGACGCCGTCGTGTGATGTCGAGTACGGCCACCACTGCACCACGGCGGCTCTCGTCGCCAACATCGCGCTGAAGACCAAGGCTGTTTTGGAGTGGGACGCGAAAGCCGAACGGTTCACGAACAACAACGCCGCCAACAAACTACTCAGCTACGAATACCGGGCACCGTACCGCCTGCCGGTGTGA
- a CDS encoding YecA family protein — translation MTRYKVLRRAGMALNNKLVENLPPNVFDEGGRALGLLKKKVLVLDTEDESSVLMDYCLFDVRHNGVNTIARYLEASPPVPGSDESIIAESLRHARYSLFAIEAIERGVGVHARDLLRGDLLFVVDIGLSSTAITGFVMATRIIAPEVIAITTGASLPVGVLSSPACVKLLNGAKAFAGNTAFDQLSPDKMSRLSTSIIRECLRNGAAERVAYVEPGHGLPRGRGYGEPLAGRAPAALLPGSDAGRNDPCPCGSGKKFKRCHGAQG, via the coding sequence GTGACCCGTTACAAGGTTCTGCGTCGCGCGGGGATGGCGCTGAACAACAAGTTGGTGGAAAATCTGCCCCCAAACGTCTTCGACGAAGGCGGTCGGGCGCTGGGGCTCCTCAAAAAGAAAGTTCTCGTTCTGGACACCGAGGACGAGTCTTCGGTTCTCATGGACTATTGCCTTTTCGATGTTCGACACAACGGGGTCAACACGATCGCGCGGTATCTGGAAGCGTCTCCACCCGTCCCGGGCTCCGACGAGTCGATCATCGCCGAATCGCTCCGGCACGCCCGGTATTCGCTCTTCGCCATTGAAGCGATCGAACGCGGCGTCGGGGTCCACGCCCGGGATCTGCTGCGCGGCGACTTGTTGTTCGTTGTGGACATCGGGTTGAGCAGCACCGCGATTACCGGCTTTGTTATGGCCACCCGGATCATCGCCCCGGAGGTCATCGCGATAACGACCGGGGCGAGCCTGCCGGTGGGAGTCCTGTCCTCGCCCGCCTGTGTCAAACTCTTGAACGGCGCCAAAGCCTTCGCCGGGAACACCGCCTTCGATCAGCTATCTCCGGACAAGATGAGCAGGTTAAGCACCAGCATCATCCGCGAATGCCTGCGGAACGGCGCGGCAGAACGAGTGGCTTACGTCGAACCGGGACACGGACTGCCCAGGGGCCGCGGGTATGGCGAACCTCTCGCAGGCCGCGCGCCGGCGGCACTCCTACCGGGCTCAGACGCCGGGCGCAACGACCCGTGCCCTTGCGGAAGTGGAAAGAAATTCAAGCGCTGCCACGGTGCCCAGGGCTGA
- a CDS encoding acyl-CoA carboxylase subunit beta, translated as MAPSPDELIQQEAVIRLGGGTKAVTRQHEKGRWTARERVAKLLDPDGHFLELCLWAAWGMYSEWGTVPSAGVVTGVGSVAGRRVMVVANDATVKAGAFFPMTCKKVLRAQRIALENRLPLVYLVDSAGVFLPLQDEVFPDEDDFGRIFRNNAVISAAGLPQFAAIMGNCVAGGGYLPVLCDKLLMTEGSGLYLAGPALVKAAIGQTVDHESLGGAHMHAAVSGTIDFREPNDEACLARLRRLIEVLPSDPVRVATDSPALPSPSAFDPFIGSSEYDARDLLALVLDAGSFDEYKAEYGQTLVCGYGRVGGVPVGVVASQKKRVKAADGPLQFGGVIYVDSAEKAARFIMDCNQSRVPILFFQNVNGFMVGRDSEQAGIIKAGAKLVNAISNSVVPKITVITGGSFGAGNYALCGKAFDPRFIFAWPTARYAVMGGSQAAETLLDIQVQSLERAGRKPDAADLAALRDKVKASYEEQTDVRYAAARLWVDAIIRPEETRVTLLAALAVVTRYDDGRAFKTGVFQV; from the coding sequence ATGGCTCCCTCTCCCGACGAACTGATTCAGCAAGAAGCCGTCATCCGCCTCGGCGGTGGTACGAAGGCGGTCACGCGCCAGCACGAGAAAGGGCGGTGGACCGCGCGCGAGCGGGTCGCCAAACTACTCGATCCCGACGGCCACTTCCTGGAACTCTGCCTGTGGGCCGCGTGGGGCATGTACTCGGAATGGGGCACGGTGCCGAGCGCGGGGGTGGTGACGGGCGTCGGGTCCGTCGCCGGGCGACGGGTGATGGTGGTCGCCAACGACGCCACGGTGAAGGCGGGCGCGTTCTTCCCGATGACGTGCAAGAAGGTTCTTCGCGCCCAGCGAATTGCCCTCGAAAACCGCCTCCCGCTCGTCTACCTCGTCGATTCCGCGGGTGTGTTCCTGCCACTCCAGGACGAAGTCTTTCCGGACGAGGACGATTTCGGCCGCATCTTCCGCAACAACGCTGTCATCTCGGCCGCGGGGCTGCCCCAGTTCGCCGCGATCATGGGTAACTGCGTGGCCGGCGGCGGGTATCTGCCGGTTCTCTGCGACAAGTTGCTCATGACCGAAGGGAGCGGGCTCTACCTCGCCGGGCCGGCACTCGTGAAGGCAGCCATCGGGCAAACGGTCGATCACGAGAGCCTGGGCGGCGCTCACATGCACGCCGCCGTCAGCGGCACGATCGACTTCCGCGAACCGAATGACGAAGCGTGTCTCGCGCGGCTCCGGCGGCTGATCGAAGTCCTCCCGTCCGACCCCGTCAGAGTCGCGACCGACTCCCCTGCCCTGCCTTCGCCCTCGGCATTCGATCCGTTCATCGGTTCAAGTGAATACGACGCCCGCGACCTGCTCGCCCTCGTACTCGACGCGGGATCGTTCGACGAATACAAGGCCGAATACGGGCAGACGTTGGTCTGTGGGTACGGTCGCGTCGGTGGCGTCCCTGTCGGCGTCGTAGCGAGTCAGAAAAAGCGGGTCAAAGCGGCCGACGGGCCACTCCAGTTCGGCGGCGTGATTTACGTCGACTCGGCCGAGAAGGCCGCGCGATTCATAATGGACTGCAACCAGAGCCGCGTCCCGATCCTGTTCTTTCAGAACGTGAACGGGTTCATGGTGGGTCGAGATTCGGAGCAAGCGGGGATCATCAAAGCCGGTGCGAAACTCGTCAACGCGATCTCGAACAGCGTGGTGCCTAAAATCACGGTCATCACCGGCGGGTCGTTCGGCGCGGGGAATTACGCACTTTGCGGGAAGGCGTTCGACCCGCGATTCATCTTCGCGTGGCCGACGGCCAGGTACGCCGTAATGGGCGGCTCCCAGGCCGCGGAAACACTGCTCGACATCCAGGTGCAGTCCCTCGAACGCGCCGGCCGCAAGCCCGACGCTGCCGACCTTGCTGCCCTGCGGGACAAGGTGAAGGCGTCCTACGAGGAACAAACCGACGTCCGCTACGCCGCCGCCCGGCTCTGGGTGGACGCGATCATCCGCCCCGAAGAGACGCGCGTAACGCTACTCGCGGCACTAGCCGTCGTAACGCGATACGACGACGGCCGGGCGTTCAAAACAGGCGTATTTCAAGTCTAA
- the rpoN gene encoding RNA polymerase factor sigma-54, translating into MSGMHMRFDLSPQMKLSQIIAPRMIQSMEILQLPVMALQEKIQTELQENPFLEEKEGRATEPETVAEPDFNPDAPLKHDETGDLEFARMDEINKDWGDHFNEEHRPSRASLEEQSDKKLEAMMNIASAPESLQDHLTNQLAFLDLTPDQFELAEFVISHLDDNGYLLSHDADSGKPVPVSFEDLARNFGKPVTLADVEDALSFVQKLDPAGVGARDTKECLLLQVTPETPHADLVRGLILHHLEDVAHNRLPVIQKKCGADLATIKDAIEHLKCLDPKPGARFAAESAKYVVPDIIVTRTDDDDFVIKLTDEWTPRVRVSKRYVELLKDKSYDPKTREELQKKFRSAHWLIDAIEQRRNTLIKVTRAIITHQRAFLDKGPEFILPLKMEQIADQVGVHVTTVSRAVDDKWVETPRGVFSLKRFFGGGTKNQQTGENVAWETIKQKLLEIIAEEDKAHPYSDEEIMDKFKIAGLTVARRTVTKYREALNIPSSRQRKDWTLQT; encoded by the coding sequence ATGAGCGGGATGCACATGCGGTTCGATCTCAGCCCGCAAATGAAGCTGTCGCAGATCATCGCGCCTCGGATGATCCAGTCGATGGAAATCCTCCAGCTGCCGGTCATGGCACTTCAAGAGAAGATCCAGACGGAGTTGCAGGAGAACCCGTTCCTGGAAGAGAAGGAAGGCCGCGCCACCGAACCCGAAACGGTCGCCGAGCCCGACTTCAACCCGGACGCCCCGCTCAAACACGACGAGACCGGCGACCTCGAATTCGCCCGCATGGACGAGATCAATAAGGATTGGGGCGACCACTTCAACGAAGAACACCGCCCGAGCCGGGCGAGCCTCGAAGAACAGTCGGACAAAAAGCTGGAAGCGATGATGAACATCGCGTCCGCCCCCGAATCGCTCCAGGACCACTTGACCAACCAGCTGGCGTTCCTGGACCTGACGCCCGACCAGTTCGAACTTGCCGAGTTCGTCATCAGCCACCTGGACGACAACGGCTATCTGCTCAGCCACGATGCGGATTCGGGCAAGCCGGTCCCGGTTTCGTTCGAAGACCTCGCGCGGAATTTCGGCAAGCCCGTCACGCTCGCCGATGTCGAAGACGCCCTGTCGTTCGTGCAGAAACTCGACCCGGCCGGCGTCGGGGCTCGTGACACCAAGGAATGCCTGCTCCTCCAGGTGACGCCCGAAACGCCGCACGCGGATCTCGTCCGCGGGTTGATCCTGCACCACTTGGAAGATGTCGCCCACAACCGCCTGCCGGTGATTCAGAAGAAGTGTGGCGCGGACCTGGCGACCATCAAGGACGCCATCGAACACTTGAAGTGCCTCGACCCCAAGCCGGGGGCGCGGTTCGCGGCCGAGTCCGCCAAGTACGTGGTGCCGGACATCATCGTCACCCGGACCGACGACGACGACTTCGTCATTAAGTTGACCGACGAGTGGACGCCGCGGGTCCGCGTTAGCAAGCGGTACGTGGAACTGCTCAAGGACAAGTCTTACGACCCCAAAACGCGGGAAGAACTCCAAAAGAAATTCCGGTCCGCCCACTGGCTGATCGACGCGATCGAGCAGCGCCGCAACACGCTGATCAAGGTCACCCGCGCGATTATCACCCACCAACGGGCATTCCTGGACAAGGGACCGGAATTCATCCTGCCCTTGAAGATGGAGCAGATCGCCGATCAGGTCGGCGTCCACGTCACCACGGTGAGCCGGGCGGTCGATGACAAGTGGGTCGAGACGCCGCGGGGCGTGTTCTCGCTCAAGCGGTTCTTCGGCGGCGGGACCAAAAACCAGCAGACCGGGGAAAACGTCGCCTGGGAGACGATCAAGCAAAAGCTGCTTGAGATCATCGCCGAGGAAGACAAGGCCCATCCGTATTCCGACGAAGAGATCATGGACAAGTTCAAGATCGCCGGCCTGACCGTCGCCCGGCGGACCGTGACCAAGTACCGCGAGGCACTGAACATCCCGTCGTCCCGGCAACGTAAGGACTGGACCCTGCAAACATGA